CCGATCGGTCTTGTGCTGGTGGCTCCCGTCCTTCTGGGGATGCCCTGAGGAGCCGGAACAAGATGTGCCTCGACAAGTGGCGATCGACGTCGGGTCGGTCCATAGTGAGCGCGACCTACACGCCGTCCTGATGCGAACCCTCGGATTTCCTTCGTTCTACGGCATGAACTGGAACGCGTTCTGGGATGCGATCACTGGCCTGATCCCGATGCCCGCTGAACTGTGCTTCACACACTGGGCCGAGCTGGAGCGTCGAGCGCCGAAAGCGGCATCCGCGCTCCGCCGCCAACTCGACAGGTACCAGCGGACGTGCGAGGGCTTCAACGTCGTCTATGACCAGTTCAGCAGCCAGGATGTGACAGATACCCGAAACCCGTGAACCTGTCGTCGGAGACGACCACTATCTCGCCGAGCTATTTACCACTGGGCTCAGTTCGCACAACCTCGAACTTCCCAGCTGTGTCGCCATGTCGAGACCGGCAACGCCAGCATGGCATCCAGAATCGCGAAACCCTCGACCAGCTCACCGTAGACCGGTTCGCCAGCGATAGGCTCACCACTCGGCGCGTGATCGCCGAGTCCGGGCACGGCTGGGGCCGGCTGGAGCACACGTCTCCACCGGCCCCACAAACCGAGCCTCGGTCCCGGCTCCAATCGACGGCAACGATGTCCGTCGGGTTCCGCTTAACAAGTATTCTCGACCTCGTAGCTTTCGCTGTTGGTGTTTTCGCTGTCGGTGTTTTCATTGCCGGTGTTTTCGTGGTCGGTGTTCTCGGTGGTGTAGCTATCGGTGGAAGGGGCGCAGTCTTGGGCGGAGGCGGTGCCTGCGCCCAGGACCACGATGCTGCCGGCAACGGCGACCGAGATGGCCCCGAGGGCTGCGGCAATCCGCCTGCTGGTGTTCTTGTTGGTGTTCATTGTGGTTCCGTTCCGCCCCTGCGGGCTTCTCCTGCGAACGACAGTCCCGTTCTCGGGTCTCGTGAACAGCGAATCATGCTCTCCCGCTGGCACTTCCACATCCTATTGCTCGCAACGACTGCATCTCCTCGGCATTCCTCTCCATCCCAGGGGAGGAAGTCGGCGCTGTCTCGGCAAAGACCGACTGTGTTCGATGGACTCGACAGCGCCGCACCCCCACCTCGAGCCTCCTGCGCTATGACTGGCGACAAATCAGCAGCTAGCACAACAAGATTCAAAGATCCGTAGTTCAGCGAACTTCGCCGCCTGCCCCGGCGTGCGTGGATTCAGTCCAGCCGGGCCAACCTCGCGAGGATCGTCGCGGCCATCGCCGCGGGATCGCCGTGGTCGGGTCGCAGGACGAGTTCGGCATCCGTCGGCGCCTCGTAGGGATCGTCGATGCCGGTGAAGCCACGGATCTCGCCCGCACGAGCCTTGGCGTACATGCCTTTGGGGTCGCGGGCTTCGCAGACCTCGAGCGGGGTGTCGACGAATACCTCGACGAACGGGATGCCTGGCGCCTGATGTGCCGACCGAGCGCGGTCGCGATCGGCCCGGTATGGGCTGATCAGTGAAACCACCGCAACCACACCGGCTTCGGCGAACAGTCTGGCGACTTCGCCGACTCGCCGGACGTTCTCCATCCGATCGGCCGCGCTGAACCCGAGATCCGAGTTGAGCCCGTGGCGCAGGTTGTCGCCGTCGAGAAGGAACGCCGGACGGCCCGCCGCCACCAATCTGCGCTCTAATTCCACTGCGACCGTGGACTTTCCGGAGCCGGACAAGCCGGTCAGCCAGACCGTGAGGCCCCGCGTGGCGCGCTCGTCGCGCTCGACCGCCGTGGAATGCCAGACCACCCGGGAGGACGGCAGGCTCGGACCGGTGATCATGCCCGCGGCGACGGTGTTGTTGGTGGCGTCGTCGACCAGGATGAAGCTGCCGGTGGCGCGGTTGCGGCGATACGGGTCGAACAGCAGCGGTTGCCGTGTCCGCAGTTGAATGCGCCCGATCTCGTTGAGTGACAACGACTCCGCACCCTCGTCGCGGTGCAGCGTGTTGACGTCGAGCCGGTAGTCCAGAGTACGGATCTCGACGGTGGCCGTGCGGGTGGTGTGCCGGATCGTGTAGGTCGCGCCGGGGGTGAGCTGCGCGTCCTCGGCGAACCAGCACACCATGGCGTCGAGGTCGCGGCCGGTGTGCGGCCGGTTGTTCGGGCGGCAGATCAGGTCACCGCGGGAGATATCGAGTTCGTCGGCGAGCTGGATGGTGACCGCCTGTGGCGGAAAGGCCTCCGCGACGGGGATGCCACCCGGACCCCAGATCGCCTCGACGGTGGTGGTGAATCCCGAAGGCAGTACCGCCACTTCGTCGCCCGGCTTGAACACTCCGCCTGCCACGGTTCCGGCGTAACCGCGGAAATCCTGGGCGTGCCTGCGCGTGACGTACTGCACCGGGAATCGGGCGTCGATCAGGTTGCGGTCCGAGGCGATGTGCACCTCTTCGAGATGGTGCAGCAGGGGAGTGCCCTCGTACCACGGCATGCTCGCGCCGCGATGCACGATGTTGTCGCCGTGCAACGCCGACACCGGCACGAAAGTCAGATCGGATACGTCGAGTTTGGAGGCGAACCGCGCGAATTCCGCACGGATCTCCTCGTACCGGTCCTGCGACCAGCCGACCAGATCCATCTTGTTCACGCACAGCACCAGGTGTGGGATGCCGAGCAGGCTCGCGAGGAACGCGTGGCGGCGGGTCTGTTCCACCACGCCCTTGCGGGCATCCACCAGGATCAACGCCAGATCCGCTGTGGACGCGCCGGTCACCATGTTGCGGGTGTACTGGATGTGCCCCGGGGTGTCGGCGATGATGAATTTCCGTCTCGGCGTGGCGAAATAGCGATGCGCCACGTCGATGGTGATGCCCTGTTCACGTTCGGCGCGCAGGCCGTCGGTGAGCAAGGCCAGATTCGGGTAGTCGTCGCCGCGGTCGCGGCTGGTGCGTTCCACCGCGGCGAGCTGGTCGGTGAAGATGGTCTTGGAGTCGAAGAGCAGACGACCGATCAGGGTCGACTTGCCGTCGTCGACGCTGCCCGCGGTAGCCAGGCGCAACAGTGTGGTCGTCATCAGAAGTAGCCTTCTCGCTTGCGGTCTTCCATGCCTGCTTCGGAAATACGGTCGTCGGCGCGGGTGGCGCCGCGCTCGGTGACGCGTGCCGCGGCGACCTCGGCAACCACCTCGGCCGGGGTGACCGCGGTGGATTCGACGCAGCCGGTGCAGGTCGCGTCGCCGACGGTGCGGAACCGAACGGTGGCGTCGTAGGGCTGCTCGCCGTCGAGGAGTTCGAGAAAACGGGTGTGCGCCAACAGCATTCCATCGCGTTGCACCACCGGCCTGCGGTGCGCGTAGTAGAGCGGAGGGAGCTCGATGCCTTCGGCGGAGATGTAGCTCCAGATATCCAGCTCGGTCCAGTTCGACAGTGGGAACACCCGGATGTGCTCGCCCGTCCGGTGCCTGCCGTTGTACAGGTTCCACAGCTCGGGGCGCTGGCTGCGCGGTTCCCACTGGCCGTATTCGTCGCGGAAGCTGAACACCCGCTCCTTGGCCCGGGCCTTCTCCTCGTCGCGGCGCGCACCGCCGAACACCGCGTCGAACGATCCTTCCTGGATCGAGCGCAGCAATGTCGTGGTCTGCAGCCGATTACGGGAGGCGCGCGGGCCGGTCTCCTCGACCACCCGTCCCGCGTCGATGTCGTCCTGCACCCGCCCGACCGCCAAGCGCAGTCCCAG
The DNA window shown above is from Nocardia sp. NBC_01730 and carries:
- the cysD gene encoding sulfate adenylyltransferase subunit CysD — translated: MSQYAKSTASTYELPHLDALEAESAHIFREVAATFERPVLLFSGGKDSVVMLHLAAKAFWPAPLPFPVLHIDTGHNFDEVIAYRDETVARLGLRLAVGRVQDDIDAGRVVEETGPRASRNRLQTTTLLRSIQEGSFDAVFGGARRDEEKARAKERVFSFRDEYGQWEPRSQRPELWNLYNGRHRTGEHIRVFPLSNWTELDIWSYISAEGIELPPLYYAHRRPVVQRDGMLLAHTRFLELLDGEQPYDATVRFRTVGDATCTGCVESTAVTPAEVVAEVAAARVTERGATRADDRISEAGMEDRKREGYF
- the cysC gene encoding adenylyl-sulfate kinase, whose translation is MTTTLLRLATAGSVDDGKSTLIGRLLFDSKTIFTDQLAAVERTSRDRGDDYPNLALLTDGLRAEREQGITIDVAHRYFATPRRKFIIADTPGHIQYTRNMVTGASTADLALILVDARKGVVEQTRRHAFLASLLGIPHLVLCVNKMDLVGWSQDRYEEIRAEFARFASKLDVSDLTFVPVSALHGDNIVHRGASMPWYEGTPLLHHLEEVHIASDRNLIDARFPVQYVTRRHAQDFRGYAGTVAGGVFKPGDEVAVLPSGFTTTVEAIWGPGGIPVAEAFPPQAVTIQLADELDISRGDLICRPNNRPHTGRDLDAMVCWFAEDAQLTPGATYTIRHTTRTATVEIRTLDYRLDVNTLHRDEGAESLSLNEIGRIQLRTRQPLLFDPYRRNRATGSFILVDDATNNTVAAGMITGPSLPSSRVVWHSTAVERDERATRGLTVWLTGLSGSGKSTVAVELERRLVAAGRPAFLLDGDNLRHGLNSDLGFSAADRMENVRRVGEVARLFAEAGVVAVVSLISPYRADRDRARSAHQAPGIPFVEVFVDTPLEVCEARDPKGMYAKARAGEIRGFTGIDDPYEAPTDAELVLRPDHGDPAAMAATILARLARLD
- a CDS encoding CPCC family cysteine-rich protein; its protein translation is MDTRRPCACCGHLVFDVEDGWPGSYAICPVCFWEDDLLQLRWPFMPGGANQVSLVEAQQNFQAFGACDQRGRRFARPPTDDEPLDRGWRPIDPAADSFEDWTGEAHRPWPDDRSVLCWWLPSFWGCPEEPEQDVPRQVAIDVGSVHSERDLHAVLMRTLGFPSFYGMNWNAFWDAITGLIPMPAELCFTHWAELERRAPKAASALRRQLDRYQRTCEGFNVVYDQFSSQDVTDTRNP